aaatcagatttgaaataaaaaaaataaatgtaaactctaacaaaattaataaaaaaaaatgcatgaaaacaaatttattcaaaataaaataattcttttggtttttttttaaacagtttagaATTTCAGTTTCAAAAGACTTTTCAATTGAATAAAACTTTTGACTCTGACTTAGCTCCACACTTTTATGCCAGTGGTCATGACAAAGTTTAAATACTAACTTATCCGTATGTGCATATGACTTCattcattaaacattaaaaagggACAACAGTAATCAAAGTAAAGAATACCAAATACTTTAGATTTACTCTGTCAATCCTAATATTAAATGTTTCAAAGTAGCCAATTGAGAAAATGtgaataatattttttattacacGAATAATAAAAATCTTATATTAAGACGTTGCACACAGAAAGTCAGCATAACCAATATCAAGAACTGTATGGTTAAGTCCTATATACTGTAGCTTGTGTTGGAAAAGACACTGATATCAACCAAAGCATAAAACATGCAATAGAGAATATAAGCGACACCACAGTTTGCAGATGGAAGAGCtagaaatatgttttgtttctAAAGGAAAGGATGAGATGCAGCCTAGTTGGTCTACGAGGTACACGAAAGCTTAATGCTGCAATGCAAGCCGGGCATCTCTACGCTGATGAAGCAACTCCCCTGATTGAAAGATGAAGCACTTATTTAGAGCTCAAGGATTTATGACAGAAAGCTTTAAAAAGGAGCAAACCTGATTGGTTGGTGCTGTTGCTGCGTAGGGGACACTTGTGGCGGGAGTAGTTGCTGCAGAGACAGTAGCAGGCGTAGCACTGTACATCATGGGGACTTTTTCAGGAAGGGAACCATGAAAGCAATGAAAAGGGAGGTGGAGCATTATGGTAACCATAGCaatgtatctctctctcttgccaAGCAAATACAAAATGACATTAGCAGCAAGCCATCATTGGGTTAGACCAGCAGATGGCATGTGATCACACAGCAAAGCGAGACAGCAGGGGAAAAACATAAAAGGAGTGCTGATAAGAGATAAAATTAGGAAATCTGTCCATAATCTGGCATCCCACAAGATATGGCATGTAAAGCTATGCCACCAGAGGTGAtcaatgtgtttgtttgtagttgttttgtttttgtttttttaaatacatttacagaGTTTTACTATTAATGCAAAACATTAAAGAGCATAAACTATGAGGTAAATCTATGGGATGCTGATCAAATTTCCTAATCACAATCCAGAATAAACCAAAAGTGTTTACATTTCTTTACTGTGCtttgattatttaaaataattttacaagCATATATACATACAGGGCTCTGATCAGAAAGGcaaaaaatgaaacataaaGCTAAAAATGTTTACTAAGAAACTAAAATAATCTCCTGTTATTTCCAGTTGTTGTTCTCATGCAGTTTCCTGATTCAAAGTGTTGATTTCTCATCCGTTAATAGAAAGTATACTCTACCTTATCCAGACAAAGTAATGTATCCTTTACTACAAAAGGACATGGTTAAAGAAGAACATGGAGGAGGCACCTACCAATGCCGTTAGCTGGAGTCATGCACAACACAGAACCTGTGTGATTTAcaggtgaaaaaagaaaaagtctttAACAAAATCGACATACATTAATATGGTCAATACTGGTGTAAGCCCATATAAACAGATCTTTACTTTATTAAACAGGCCCATTGTGTTAATGCAGCATTGTTTTGTTCTGATGGATACAAGCTGAGTAACACAAGGGTTACAAATGTGTACAGTATAACACACAAGAccccccccaaaagaaaacacaggaagCCCAGATATCCCAATTTTACACCAGGACATGAACACAGCTTATAAATATGGATCTGTGCGAAGCTGACAGTGTGAAATGTGTCTCAAAAGCCCACGTGTGCATGCGATGTGATCTTTGCATATCAGACGATTAGTTCACACGGTTTTGTAAGTGAGCGAGAGGGATGTTACCTGTAGTTTTAGACATTTGTATACAGAGAAAATTATCCGATTTGTGAAGCTGAACTTAACAAACTGTGTGTAAATGATCAGTATTTAGTCAGGTTTAAATATTCGCATTTGTAAAATAGCTTTACGTGTGGTCAAATAGCTTTGTATTGGTGCGTGGATAGGAGCACACATTTGTGAGTCCTCAAAAGTTACACACATTTGTCAATCTTAGTTTATGCTTGTGTATGATACTGTACACATACGTAATTCTTTGAGGCAAATTTCTCCCCATATAGGTGTGTCTATGACCATGACTTGCCAGCTGACATATAGCACACTTGTTGCCTTGTAGAACTCGCCCTGGTTGTTAGGAGGTCATCAATTTGTGTTTTAACCACTGCTTCAATCTTTAATAGTTCACAGGTTCTACTGGAGTAACTGAGAGCAACTGTTTTTCATAACAATCTTACTTTTCGTAATATAAGTTAAACAAAGTTTAATTATAAGCTATGATAAAGCCAAGAATCTTGCAGTGACATGTCAAAAACTTGTTAGTGTAAGGATTAAGAGTCACACCCTTTTTTGAAAGCTTTGATATAACAGACCTGTTCACAAGGAGTGCTGCTGATCCCTGCAAATTTCTTTAGTTAAGTAAGAGCAATACATGTGTGATATTTGTGAACAATATCTAATCCCAATAAGCACTGAGACAGACATGAAAATCTAGTTTGGCCATGAAGTCATAGCAAGTTTGGAGGCTCACCTGTGGGATAAAATGCTGCAGTGGGCTGCTGCAGAGTCTGTGAGCTGGCCAGAGCCTGCTGGTAGTGCAACAAACTGGGGCTGAGGAGAGAGCTGGCCCAGCTGCTCTTCTCAAGAACTGGTCTCTTTGGTAGGGGTTGCAGAACACTATGGGGAAAGGCCTGGAAAGTGACAAGAGGCAATAAGACACTTCCCATATTTCTCTTTAAAAGGATATGTTAGTATTTATCTTTAACAAAATGATACACATGACTAAAATATAAAGATgacacaatgaaaaaaaaaactaccacAGATATGACTGGAGTAATGTATTTACCAAAACTTATTTGACAACTTGAGCACTTAAAAATATCCATGCTGACAGATCATGTACACAAGGGCAATATCAGACTTGAAGAAGCCGTAAACCCcaatgacaaaaatgaaaagtTCTCACAGTACAATTAATAGCTACATGCAAAGCAAAAGGTGAAAGTACCAGGTCTACAGTTGCCTCGAGGGGTCGCTTCATTGCTTTGGCAGTCGACTGAGTCTTTTAATAGCAGGCAGCGAGCACATGATGGCAGTGGGCCAATGGGATTCAAGCGTATTAACATACAGGTAACAGCAAGCAGAGGTGCATCATGGAGGACAGCATTGTGGATAGGTGAGaaggggaaaacaaaacaaaaataacctgAATGTAGTATACCACATAAAACACAATATTCATGCACAGTAAGGACACATTAAACTAAAGATTCCTTAATTAGTAGGTCAACATGTACAgttaatgaatcattttggCAACAAAGAATTATAATAACAAGGGTGTAATAGCCTGAAACTATACGTCAAGTTTGAGAACAATgcttaaaatgaaagaaaaaaagtttgttaattttaatcaaaatattaacaaaacCTACTATGCACACAATAGGATTTTGGAACACGCTGGTTTTATGACTCCAAGTGCAGGATACTGATATAATGCACAGCAAGCACTTAACagtttcatatttaaattaaagGATGGCTTGGTTTTATGAAGGTAACAAAGGCAGTACCACAAATCAAAAGCTAAAACAACCATGCACCTGATGTCATAAAGCACAGAATGTGGAGCTCCATTTACTGCATTCACACTAAAGCTTTTGGGTGAATTACAGATGTCTCCTTAACTTGTACAGTACATAAAAACAACTTAAACTACAGcctaaataaaaatgcatggaAAAGAATTAACCATAAAAGATGATGTATGCTAGACATGATTTTTAAGTAGAATGGAGGCCAAAGAAGCATAATTTAGTGAGCCAATGTGGCTTTAATATTGCACTAAAGAAAAGTTAATAGAAATTGTGAGAAGCCTGATTGTGCATTACATTTAAAGGTTATTTAATGCTACTTAatgacacaatttaaaaacaagccAAGAAAAATGGTAGCTGTAAGACTTAATGAAGAGGATCATTTTAAAATTGCTCAGACTATGTAACAGATCTGTCTGTTTTATGCACTGCTTTATGCAGCTCAGTCCACCAGGGACATTTCTCAGTTAGCTTTAACATATGTGTACTGCATATGAAGCATCTGATGCATGCCCCAAAGTAGGCAGTGTATAACCCTCAATGGGCCTTATATATAAGGCCATAAATCTGTAACAGAGAGGAAGGTGTCAGACTCAGCTGTCTTAAGTTTTACATAGGAAATCAATGTGTCCTTTAAGTTTTATCCCTTATAAAAaaggttttattaaaaaatactgaTGCATTTCTTTGATATTAAACTATTTCAGGAGTTGCTGCTTAAAGTTTTGAGAGGAGATTCTATTCAACTGCACTGAATGTACCATTACAAATGCTTACAAATATGCAGCGCTCCACATTCAGCAATTTCATAGACAGATCAATGATTAACACTTTATCAGTCATCAGAAGCATAACACTCTGACTTACCACAGCTGCAGCTGCGGCCTGTGCTGCCACTGCTGTCTGATTGACTTGTTGTTGACTGGATTTGATTTTGGCCTGCAAGTGTGCAGGCGGGTGAAAATACTTGCACTTCTCCCTGGAACAGCGACTCTTGATGTAGTCCATGCAAACAGTGACAGTGTTATCCGTGGTGTCAATCATTGGGCTGTCACTGGGATGAGCAAAGCGGCAATCTGTCTCCCCTCTTGCACAGTTTCCTCGCTGAAACTCACGACACACCTGAGAGGAGCAAGAGGAGTTCAGCTTTTAAACGTGTAGCCAGATTATGTGAAACCGCATAAGCGCTAATGTATTTTTATGTGAAGTCACACCTTGGTGTGCATGAATACCTCTAGTTTGTCTGAACGCTGAAGCTTCTGTGagggagaagaagaggaagaggaggaggaagaggaggagcacTGGACTGAGACAGGTGAGCTCCCTGGAACAAGAACGGGAGTGCTGGAGAGGATGTCTGAAGGAATGAGGCTCATTCCATGGCTTAATGGTGTCATGTATGAACCATAACCAAGACCAGCGTTTGTGCCAAGTCCCTGCGTAAATGTTGGCTATGAGGGAAGAGCATACATATTATGTGTGAGAATGCCATCCAtcaacatcacactgacttAAAATTCCTCCTGAACCAGGACTTTACCACAGGCTGCAGGCTGGGTCCAGGGATCATGAGCTGCATCTGCTGGGCAAGCACAGCTGctgcagtcttctgctggatgaGGTTGTTGCGCCCATTTATCTCTAACTGGGTTTTTAAGTGTGAAGGTGGATGAAGGTACTTGCAGTTTTCTCTTGAGCATCTGCCCTGCATTCAGAGgaaataaaaagtgaaatagAAGCATTCTCATTCATATTATAAAGAAATTTTACAATCGGATAGAATAAAAATGTTGCTGAATCAAAAGactgagaaaacaaaataaatgttttgttttcatcaaaATCCTGTAAGATTGTCTCAAAGAAATGTAATCGTCAACATGTTTTTTCTCCACAGCTCTCCCACTCAGGCTCCACTGTCAGCGGTGCTGTGCTGCATGATGTGACAGCTAGTCGTGGCTAGAATAAAGCATTTTACATTGCAATGACGGATGTCAAAATTTTCTTGAGTCAGGCACAAGACTTTACTTGTTGTGCAGACAGTTAGtgttgaaaaattaaaaacaataaactgtTGCAGATTATGTGTTGGATTACATCCTTTATTTAGACTCTCACAGATCAGATCAGAGCTGGTACTCAGAAGTGTTAATCAGCGGGTTAAATGATTTTTCCCATGAAAATTTCACAGACTACACAATTCTCAATCCTACCCGACCCACCTACTATCCAAAATCATTCACTGCACAGTCACTGAACATCAGATTTGAATGCAACACTTGTGCAGCATATACTGTGCATTAAAACATGCATTGGCTAATtacacaggtttttttttttactcatttaaccctttatttatttattttaccctcAATATGAGCCTATCAAAGCCATCCCTGCCACTCAGGCATTTATATTAACCTAATAAGAGTTGAGCGTTCTCTCTCCTATATATTCAAGTTCTCAGACTCATGTCTGCTCATTTAAATTTCTTCTGACATTCATATAGATATATATTCTGAATACTGGTTATTAATTTGTCTTATctataaagaaaaaatgtagTATTCACAAAATGAACCAAACAAGGGGATACAACAACCAAGGAATGACTTGACTTTATATCAGCTACATCTGGACATCAACAGTACTGTCGGGTGCTTTATTAGAAGCCACGAGGATCTACTTACAATACCAAAGAGTGTGCATATTCTTCAATATGATGACATTAATTGTGTTAGGATTCACTGGTGAATGGGAAAGTTAACGGTAATTGTTTTGACATGTCCTTCTCACTCACAACCCTGAAT
This is a stretch of genomic DNA from Pelmatolapia mariae isolate MD_Pm_ZW linkage group LG16_19, Pm_UMD_F_2, whole genome shotgun sequence. It encodes these proteins:
- the LOC134644050 gene encoding muscleblind-like protein 2a isoform X5; protein product: MALNISSARDTKWLTLEVCRQFQRGNCSRSDEECKFAHPSKSCQIENGRVIACFDSLKGRCSRENCKYLHPPSHLKTQLEINGRNNLIQQKTAAAVLAQQMQLMIPGPSLQPVPTFTQGLGTNAGLGYGSYMTPLSHGMSLIPSDILSSTPVLVPGSSPVSVQCSSSSSSSSSSSPSQKLQRSDKLEVCREFQRGNCARGETDCRFAHPSDSPMIDTTDNTVTVCMDYIKSRCSREKCKYFHPPAHLQAKIKSSQQQVNQTAVAAQAAAAAVAFPHSVLQPLPKRPVLEKSSWASSLLSPSLLHYQQALASSQTLQQPTAAFYPTGSVLCMTPANGIVPMMYSATPATVSAATTPATSVPYAATAPTNQIILK
- the LOC134644050 gene encoding muscleblind-like protein 2a isoform X3 — translated: MALNISSARDTKWLTLEVCRQFQRGNCSRSDEECKFAHPSKSCQIENGRVIACFDSLKGRCSRENCKYLHPPSHLKTQLEINGRNNLIQQKTAAAVLAQQMQLMIPGPSLQPVPTFTQGLGTNAGLGYGSYMTPLSHGMSLIPSDILSSTPVLVPGSSPVSVQCSSSSSSSSSSSPSQKLQRSDKLEVCREFQRGNCARGETDCRFAHPSDSPMIDTTDNTVTVCMDYIKSRCSREKCKYFHPPAHLQAKIKSSQQQVNQTAVAAQAAAAAVAFPHSVLQPLPKRPVLEKSSWASSLLSPSLLHYQQALASSQTLQQPTAAFYPTGSVLCMTPANGIDHPQVTARNRRQCRVAAVKGPRQPFCKYSVNNTHKIQEAACG
- the LOC134644050 gene encoding muscleblind-like protein 2a isoform X1, with product MALNISSARDTKWLTLEVCRQFQRGNCSRSDEECKFAHPSKSCQIENGRVIACFDSLKGRCSRENCKYLHPPSHLKTQLEINGRNNLIQQKTAAAVLAQQMQLMIPGPSLQPVPTFTQGLGTNAGLGYGSYMTPLSHGMSLIPSDILSSTPVLVPGSSPVSVQCSSSSSSSSSSSPSQKLQRSDKLEVCREFQRGNCARGETDCRFAHPSDSPMIDTTDNTVTVCMDYIKSRCSREKCKYFHPPAHLQAKIKSSQQQVNQTAVAAQAAAAAVTQSTAKAMKRPLEATVDLAFPHSVLQPLPKRPVLEKSSWASSLLSPSLLHYQQALASSQTLQQPTAAFYPTGSVLCMTPANGIDHPQVTARNRRQCRVAAVKGPRQPFCKYSVNNTHKIQEAACG
- the LOC134644050 gene encoding muscleblind-like protein 2a isoform X2: MALNISSARDTKWLTLEVCRQFQRGNCSRSDEECKFAHPSKSCQIENGRVIACFDSLKGRCSRENCKYLHPPSHLKTQLEINGRNNLIQQKTAAAVLAQQMQLMIPGPSLQPVPTFTQGLGTNAGLGYGSYMTPLSHGMSLIPSDILSSTPVLVPGSSPVSVQCSSSSSSSSSSSPSQKLQRSDKLEVCREFQRGNCARGETDCRFAHPSDSPMIDTTDNTVTVCMDYIKSRCSREKCKYFHPPAHLQAKIKSSQQQVNQTAVAAQAAAAAVTQSTAKAMKRPLEATVDLAFPHSVLQPLPKRPVLEKSSWASSLLSPSLLHYQQALASSQTLQQPTAAFYPTGSVLCMTPANGIVPMMYSATPATVSAATTPATSVPYAATAPTNQIILK
- the LOC134644050 gene encoding muscleblind-like protein 2a isoform X4, which encodes MALNISSARDTKWLTLEVCRQFQRGNCSRSDEECKFAHPSKSCQIENGRVIACFDSLKGRCSRENCKYLHPPSHLKTQLEINGRNNLIQQKTAAAVLAQQMQLMIPGPSLQPVPTFTQGLGTNAGLGYGSYMTPLSHGMSLIPSDILSSTPVLVPGSSPVSVQCSSSSSSSSSSSPSQKLQRSDKLEVCREFQRGNCARGETDCRFAHPSDSPMIDTTDNTVTVCMDYIKSRCSREKCKYFHPPAHLQAKIKSSQQQVNQTAVAAQAAAAAVTQSTAKAMKRPLEATVDLAFPHSVLQPLPKRPVLEKSSWASSLLSPSLLHYQQALASSQTLQQPTAAFYPTGSVLCMTPANGIATTPATSVPYAATAPTNQIILK